A single region of the Chitinophaga niabensis genome encodes:
- a CDS encoding murein L,D-transpeptidase catalytic domain family protein yields MKIRVSKKRYILPFLCLTSLMSLKVSSIGKKNTGVVKHTVAKAVSANAMLYDQLALGALGLSQQAYEYALAGYERLLEEGKLKNDDILSIVDFSLPSSKKRLFVIDLASGKLLFNSLVSHGRNSGKDMATNFSNSQESFQSSLGFYVTGSTYRGKHGYSLKLEGEEEGINSNAMSRGIVMHAASYVDEKLARLQGYIGRSLGCPAVPVKLHKKIISRIQNGSCLFMYSPDQNYISASKMLQHAA; encoded by the coding sequence ATGAAAATAAGAGTTAGCAAAAAAAGATACATACTACCCTTCCTGTGCCTTACTTCACTGATGAGCCTGAAGGTTTCTTCCATAGGTAAAAAGAATACCGGTGTTGTAAAACATACTGTTGCAAAAGCAGTATCAGCCAATGCTATGTTGTATGATCAACTGGCTTTGGGAGCTTTGGGGCTTTCCCAACAGGCATATGAATATGCCCTGGCCGGATATGAGCGGCTGCTGGAGGAAGGTAAACTGAAGAACGATGATATCTTATCTATAGTAGATTTTAGCCTTCCCTCTTCTAAAAAACGCCTCTTTGTAATAGACCTTGCCTCCGGCAAACTGTTATTTAATTCACTGGTGTCTCACGGACGTAATTCCGGCAAGGACATGGCCACCAACTTCTCCAACTCCCAGGAAAGCTTTCAGAGCAGTCTTGGATTCTATGTTACCGGTAGTACTTATAGAGGTAAACATGGATATTCCTTAAAACTGGAAGGTGAGGAAGAAGGTATTAATTCCAATGCCATGTCAAGAGGCATTGTGATGCATGCTGCCAGCTATGTGGATGAAAAGCTGGCCCGCCTGCAAGGTTACATTGGCCGCAGCCTTGGCTGCCCTGCTGTTCCGGTGAAGCTGCATAAAAAGATCATCAGCAGGATACAGAACGGCAGCTGCCTGTTTATGTACAGTCCTGACCAGAATTATATCAGTGCTTCCAAAATGCTGCAACACGCGGCGTAA
- a CDS encoding SDR family oxidoreductase yields the protein MEQNVILITGANRGLGLETARQLAALGHIIFLGVRSKEKGMDAIHKIESLHPLIPVIIDLEDENTFSNAVDGITNTYGRLDVLINNAGVMLEEDIMKDSTDNVPVEILKRSFETNFFGTVAFTNLLLPLLMKSKTPRIVNVSTNMGSLSMRSNGEPLLKTFAYNTTKTALNSYTIHLANAYAGTFLKVNSAFPGWVKTDMGTEWAPMEVSEGAETLVWLATLPKEGPNGGFFHKKQPISW from the coding sequence ATGGAGCAAAATGTAATTTTAATCACCGGCGCTAACAGGGGATTAGGCCTGGAAACAGCCCGTCAATTAGCAGCATTAGGGCACATTATTTTTCTTGGTGTAAGAAGTAAAGAGAAAGGAATGGATGCTATCCACAAAATAGAAAGCCTGCATCCCCTGATCCCTGTGATCATAGATCTGGAAGATGAAAATACTTTCAGCAATGCAGTAGATGGCATCACCAATACTTATGGAAGACTGGATGTATTAATTAATAATGCGGGTGTTATGCTGGAGGAGGATATTATGAAAGACTCCACGGATAATGTACCAGTTGAAATATTAAAGCGTTCTTTTGAAACGAATTTCTTTGGTACGGTTGCATTTACTAACCTGTTACTACCGCTCCTTATGAAGAGCAAAACACCGAGGATCGTGAATGTTTCTACTAATATGGGTTCCCTGTCCATGCGCTCAAACGGAGAGCCACTCCTGAAAACCTTTGCTTATAATACTACCAAAACAGCGCTCAACTCATACACGATCCACCTCGCCAATGCTTATGCAGGTACTTTTCTTAAAGTAAATTCTGCTTTCCCTGGTTGGGTAAAAACGGATATGGGTACAGAATGGGCTCCTATGGAAGTGTCAGAAGGGGCAGAAACCCTGGTTTGGCTGGCAACTTTGCCCAAAGAAGGCCCAAATGGCGGCTTTTTTCACAAAAAACAGCCTATTTCCTGGTAA
- a CDS encoding dihydrofolate reductase family protein — MKRLKLQMQLSVDGFVSSAKGKSSDWMVWDFGENWAWDKDLQEYHTSLTASIDCVLLSRKMAEEGFIDHWADMAVNTTNPQSAFARNINNARKIVVTQKLERSIWNNTELAKGDLVTEVNKLKAQGGKDIIVYGGASFVSALIKERLIDEYHLIINPTILGSGVPIFNGRQDLTLISARSYGKGMVVLVYAAIL; from the coding sequence ATGAAAAGACTAAAATTACAAATGCAGCTTTCAGTAGATGGGTTTGTTTCCTCTGCCAAGGGCAAGTCGTCCGACTGGATGGTATGGGACTTTGGTGAGAACTGGGCCTGGGATAAGGATCTGCAGGAATACCATACCAGTTTGACGGCTTCTATAGATTGTGTATTGCTCAGCAGGAAAATGGCGGAGGAAGGGTTTATTGATCACTGGGCTGATATGGCAGTTAATACAACCAACCCCCAGTCTGCTTTTGCAAGGAACATTAACAATGCACGTAAAATAGTTGTTACTCAAAAGCTTGAAAGATCTATCTGGAATAACACAGAACTCGCTAAAGGTGACCTGGTTACAGAAGTTAATAAACTGAAAGCCCAAGGCGGGAAAGATATTATCGTTTATGGAGGGGCAAGCTTTGTTTCCGCATTGATCAAAGAAAGGCTCATTGATGAATATCACCTCATTATCAACCCTACCATACTTGGAAGTGGTGTGCCTATCTTCAATGGCAGACAGGACCTGACGCTTATTTCGGCCAGATCTTACGGCAAGGGGATGGTGGTACTGGTCTATGCAGCTATCCTATAA
- a CDS encoding dihydrofolate reductase family protein, with protein sequence MRKLFVSIMMSLDGFIEGPNQELDEFTDDDELFNYFHSVLDSIDLMIYGRKSYELMLSYWPKDKSTFADKMNSKPKMVFSHTLEKAEWNNTTVVKDDIEGTIKTLKAQPGKDLVLFAGAEMLSSLRKLNLIDEYRIIVYPIVLGSGTPLFKDITATLKLKHIGTKTFAGGAVLLSYKTR encoded by the coding sequence ATGAGAAAGTTATTTGTATCCATAATGATGTCGCTGGATGGGTTTATTGAAGGACCGAACCAGGAACTGGACGAGTTCACCGATGATGACGAATTGTTCAACTATTTTCATTCCGTATTAGATTCAATAGACCTGATGATCTACGGGCGTAAGTCGTATGAACTCATGCTGTCCTATTGGCCAAAGGATAAAAGTACCTTTGCGGATAAGATGAATAGTAAGCCTAAGATGGTTTTTTCCCACACGCTGGAAAAAGCAGAATGGAATAATACGACGGTAGTAAAAGACGATATAGAAGGAACTATCAAAACATTGAAAGCACAACCCGGGAAAGATCTTGTACTTTTTGCCGGAGCGGAGATGTTATCTTCGCTCAGAAAGCTAAACCTTATTGATGAATACCGGATCATTGTTTATCCAATTGTATTGGGAAGCGGAACACCCTTATTTAAAGACATCACAGCAACACTCAAACTTAAACATATAGGCACAAAGACCTTTGCAGGCGGTGCCGTCTTGCTTTCCTATAAAACACGTTAA
- a CDS encoding slipin family protein: MKRVIINAYQIGLVFKRDVYKRMLTEGTYWIGFSEELIYANKFDPFNPPQELNIYLQDPALAAALHVVEVKDNEIALQYENGLLKKVLTPGRYAYWKSLIEYQFVHADISKIDITEALDRATLLSKHVMPYVRSYTVESYEQALLFVDGKYTQTLSGGTYLWWKNNIPVHIAKTDTRQLQLEINGQEILTKDKAGLRINAWVQYRVTDIIKALLQNKEYERQLYITVQLALREYVAALSFDELLEKKDNIRLNVDVAELGVEVLAIGIRDIILPGEMKDIMNQVLVAEKKAQANIIMRREETASTRSLLNTAKLMEDNPMLFKLKEMEYVEKIAEKINSISVSGNGVLIDQLRQIFVTQK; the protein is encoded by the coding sequence ATGAAAAGAGTGATCATTAACGCATACCAAATTGGATTGGTTTTCAAGCGTGATGTGTACAAAAGGATGTTAACAGAAGGAACTTACTGGATCGGCTTCTCTGAAGAACTGATCTATGCCAACAAATTTGATCCTTTCAATCCTCCACAGGAATTGAACATCTATTTGCAGGACCCTGCATTAGCAGCCGCCTTGCATGTAGTAGAAGTAAAGGATAACGAGATTGCATTGCAATACGAGAATGGTTTGTTGAAGAAAGTATTAACACCAGGGCGTTATGCATACTGGAAAAGCCTGATCGAATACCAATTCGTTCATGCGGACATCAGTAAGATCGATATCACCGAAGCATTGGATAGAGCCACCCTGCTGAGCAAACATGTGATGCCTTATGTACGTTCCTACACCGTTGAAAGCTACGAACAGGCTTTATTGTTTGTGGATGGTAAATACACCCAAACATTAAGCGGCGGAACTTATTTGTGGTGGAAGAACAATATCCCGGTTCATATTGCTAAAACAGATACCCGTCAGTTACAATTGGAGATCAACGGGCAGGAGATCTTAACGAAGGATAAAGCCGGATTAAGGATCAATGCCTGGGTGCAGTACAGGGTAACCGATATCATCAAAGCCTTGTTGCAGAATAAGGAATATGAACGTCAATTGTACATTACCGTTCAGTTGGCTTTAAGGGAATATGTTGCCGCTTTGAGCTTTGATGAGTTGTTGGAAAAGAAAGACAATATCAGGTTGAATGTAGACGTAGCAGAATTGGGAGTGGAAGTATTAGCCATCGGTATCAGGGATATCATCTTACCAGGTGAGATGAAGGATATCATGAACCAGGTGTTGGTAGCAGAAAAGAAAGCGCAGGCGAATATCATCATGAGAAGGGAGGAAACTGCAAGTACCCGTAGCTTGCTGAACACTGCCAAGTTGATGGAAGATAATCCTATGCTGTTCAAATTGAAGGAGATGGAATATGTGGAGAAGATTGCTGAAAAGATCAATAGTATCAGTGTAAGCGGGAATGGTGTATTGATCGATCAGTTAAGGCAGATCTTTGTTACCCAAAAATAA
- a CDS encoding SDR family oxidoreductase has product MKYFADKVIWITGASSGLGAELALQLAKEKARLILSARNETALQAVQQQCLSYTTHCVVLPADLVKDPLAPLTSEALRAYGHIDILINNAGVTQRSLAVDTTPEVDRRLMEINFFAPVSLTKHLLPHFRERQSGHVIVVSSMAGLMGFPLRTAYSAAKHALHGYFETLQVEHTIPGLHITIVSPGRVNTPISLHALTGTGSLHNQMDKGQQNGIPVEVCAARILTAIERKKRHVIIARNEKLLWWLRKFIPPLYYSIARKAGLKH; this is encoded by the coding sequence ATGAAGTATTTTGCAGATAAAGTGATCTGGATAACAGGCGCCTCTTCCGGATTGGGTGCAGAACTGGCCCTTCAGCTGGCTAAAGAGAAGGCCCGCCTGATCTTGAGCGCCAGGAACGAAACTGCCCTGCAGGCTGTTCAGCAGCAATGCTTATCCTACACCACACATTGCGTAGTGTTACCTGCAGATCTCGTAAAAGATCCTTTAGCACCGCTTACATCTGAAGCCCTTCGTGCTTATGGTCATATTGACATCCTCATCAACAATGCCGGTGTTACACAACGTTCCCTGGCGGTAGACACTACCCCGGAAGTAGACCGCAGGCTGATGGAAATAAATTTCTTCGCTCCCGTATCCCTCACGAAACATCTCTTACCCCATTTCCGGGAAAGGCAATCCGGCCACGTGATTGTGGTCAGCAGCATGGCCGGGTTAATGGGATTTCCATTACGCACTGCCTATTCCGCCGCCAAACATGCGCTGCATGGTTATTTTGAAACCTTGCAGGTAGAGCATACCATTCCCGGTTTACATATTACCATTGTTAGTCCGGGCCGTGTGAACACACCCATCTCCCTCCATGCGCTCACCGGCACCGGTAGTTTGCACAACCAGATGGATAAGGGACAACAGAACGGCATACCAGTGGAGGTATGTGCTGCCAGGATACTGACGGCAATAGAGAGAAAGAAAAGGCATGTGATCATTGCCCGCAATGAAAAGCTGCTTTGGTGGCTGCGTAAATTTATTCCTCCCTTATACTATTCCATTGCGCGGAAAGCCGGGTTGAAACATTAG
- a CDS encoding GlxA family transcriptional regulator, which translates to MVHVSVLVPQGASPGHIDGIYDIFCDANDFLKSTFFQMQLVGVTKAVTLKNGSFTISTDSLIYDVKKTDLIIIPSSFLTDFPTTISLNKELFPWIVQQHQAGAEVAGFCIASFLLAATGLLNGKRCATNWMVMDEFRGMFPSVQLITDKIIIDEQGLYSSGGGYSYINLIIYLVEKYAGRETAVHLAKVFQIDLSRNSQSPFIIFNGQKGHGDAEIKNAQEYIEQHFQEKISIEQLAKELCIGRRSLELRFKKATGNTVNEYVQRVKIEAAKKQLENSRKSINEVMYHVGYTDVKAFRALFKKITGVSPVVYKKKFSKDEAFT; encoded by the coding sequence ATGGTACATGTATCTGTTCTGGTCCCGCAGGGAGCAAGCCCTGGCCACATTGATGGCATATATGATATTTTCTGTGACGCCAATGACTTTCTGAAAAGTACTTTCTTTCAGATGCAGCTGGTAGGTGTTACGAAAGCAGTTACTTTAAAAAACGGATCTTTCACTATTAGTACGGATAGCCTGATCTATGACGTAAAAAAGACAGACCTCATCATTATTCCTTCTTCCTTTTTAACAGATTTCCCCACTACTATTTCCCTGAACAAAGAACTGTTCCCCTGGATCGTTCAGCAACATCAGGCCGGAGCAGAAGTAGCGGGTTTCTGTATCGCCTCTTTCCTGTTAGCTGCCACCGGATTATTAAACGGCAAGCGCTGCGCCACCAATTGGATGGTTATGGATGAATTCCGGGGCATGTTTCCTTCTGTACAGCTGATCACAGATAAGATCATCATTGATGAACAGGGATTGTATTCAAGTGGTGGCGGGTATTCTTACATCAATCTTATCATTTACCTCGTTGAAAAATACGCCGGCCGGGAAACTGCTGTTCATTTGGCTAAGGTGTTCCAGATAGATCTGAGCCGGAACAGCCAGTCTCCATTTATCATCTTTAATGGGCAAAAGGGACATGGGGATGCTGAGATAAAAAATGCACAAGAGTATATAGAGCAGCACTTTCAGGAAAAGATATCCATTGAGCAGTTAGCAAAGGAACTTTGCATAGGGAGAAGAAGTTTAGAGTTGCGGTTCAAAAAGGCAACAGGGAATACAGTGAATGAATATGTGCAAAGGGTAAAGATAGAAGCGGCGAAGAAACAATTAGAGAATAGCAGAAAGAGCATTAATGAGGTGATGTATCATGTGGGGTATACGGATGTGAAGGCTTTCAGGGCTTTGTTTAAGAAGATCACGGGGGTATCGCCTGTAGTGTATAAGAAGAAGTTTAGTAAAGATGAAGCATTTACGTAG
- a CDS encoding helix-turn-helix transcriptional regulator, giving the protein MKDLSRKLFCLRALHGYTQAYVAKQIGVSTTIYVGIEKDASAIPVKRLGSIAALYDLTLENLFAFDEKDLIALLKGKIPAILQEEFLPQLVAKLDAINKLLCQLVQHALSQLRNNGTKPD; this is encoded by the coding sequence ATGAAAGACCTCAGCAGAAAGCTGTTCTGTTTAAGAGCACTACACGGCTACACGCAGGCATATGTAGCAAAACAAATAGGCGTTTCCACCACCATCTATGTAGGTATCGAAAAAGATGCTTCCGCCATACCCGTTAAGCGGTTAGGAAGCATTGCAGCATTGTATGATCTTACGTTGGAGAACTTATTTGCCTTTGACGAAAAAGACCTGATAGCTCTTCTCAAAGGCAAAATTCCCGCTATTTTGCAGGAAGAGTTTTTGCCGCAGTTGGTAGCGAAGCTGGATGCAATAAATAAATTGCTGTGCCAGCTTGTGCAACATGCGCTTTCCCAATTACGGAATAATGGGACAAAGCCTGACTAA
- a CDS encoding RipA family octameric membrane protein, with protein MLHAVDAPMPPEGPNNWSNETKEKHADTIRKMNEHENELLNMRFSWFTTLQGLLFASLGFVWKDSPLFVMIIISIMGITVALSFLSAIKLTRAAYNNLSQWWDKHLSDYDGPPLKALQLNSKMTFIRFFRPWRIMPWIFISAWAILLIYRIAA; from the coding sequence ATGCTACACGCAGTAGATGCTCCAATGCCCCCCGAAGGCCCCAATAACTGGAGCAATGAAACAAAAGAAAAACATGCGGATACCATCCGCAAAATGAATGAGCACGAAAATGAACTGCTCAACATGCGCTTTTCCTGGTTTACCACCCTGCAAGGACTACTTTTCGCCAGTCTTGGTTTTGTATGGAAAGACAGCCCCCTGTTTGTGATGATCATCATCAGTATTATGGGGATCACTGTTGCACTTTCATTCCTGTCAGCCATCAAATTGACCCGCGCGGCATATAACAACCTTAGCCAGTGGTGGGATAAACATTTATCCGATTACGATGGCCCTCCACTGAAGGCCCTGCAGCTCAATAGTAAGATGACTTTCATCCGGTTCTTCCGTCCATGGCGGATAATGCCCTGGATCTTTATTTCGGCCTGGGCGATCCTGCTTATTTATAGGATAGCTGCATAG
- a CDS encoding glycoside hydrolase family 9 protein — protein MKRCIFLLLIFFATSVQAAYIRINQLGYLPAGIKVAVWGSLTDATLQSFELLDSASGKVVFKAAAGKAFGSYGPFKQSYRLDFSSFKTPGTYQLRTGNISSPYFRIARNVYQGSADFCLRYLRQQRCGFNPFLKDSCHTFDGYTLYGPMPDSTHINAIGGWHDASDYLQYSTTSANTAYHLLAAYRDFPKVFGDQHDANGLPGKNSTADVLDEARWGLDWLLRMHPQDDWLFNQIADDRDHKGMRIPGLDPFYGRGFERPVYFCSGEPQVQGVKYNKMNKSTGVASTAGKFSSAFSLAYSLFQKNDPVYASQLLKRANTAYSLGVKKPGVQQTASVLSPYIYAEDNWTDDMELAAAQLFAVTKKQAFLKEGQAYAAKETVTPWLGKDTASHYQWYPFINIGHYELAKHSKGTAKQQLVQYYRTGVERVWEKAKENAFYRGVPFIWCSNNLTTSFAIQCYWYQQLSGDASFAALAQANFDWLFGCNPWGTSMVYGLPANGDTPVDPHSAFTHLKNYPIDGGLVDGPVYGTIYNSLIGIRLADPDEYAAFQSSLVVYHDDYGDYSTNEPTMDGTASLIYLLALKENEGN, from the coding sequence ATGAAACGCTGCATTTTCCTACTTCTTATATTTTTCGCCACTTCTGTACAGGCAGCGTATATCCGGATCAATCAACTCGGGTATCTTCCTGCGGGTATTAAAGTGGCTGTGTGGGGAAGCCTCACGGACGCAACGCTGCAATCATTTGAACTGCTGGACTCTGCTTCCGGCAAAGTAGTATTCAAGGCCGCCGCAGGAAAAGCATTCGGGAGTTATGGCCCTTTCAAACAATCTTACCGGCTGGACTTCTCTTCTTTTAAAACACCGGGTACTTATCAGCTGAGAACGGGCAATATTTCCTCCCCTTACTTTCGTATAGCCCGAAACGTGTACCAGGGTTCCGCTGATTTCTGCCTGCGTTATTTGCGCCAGCAACGTTGCGGCTTCAATCCTTTCCTCAAAGATTCCTGTCATACTTTTGACGGTTATACACTCTACGGCCCCATGCCGGATAGTACACATATCAATGCAATAGGCGGCTGGCACGATGCGAGTGATTATCTCCAATATTCTACCACCTCTGCAAATACTGCTTATCATTTACTGGCAGCCTACCGGGATTTTCCGAAAGTATTTGGTGATCAGCATGATGCCAATGGTCTGCCAGGCAAGAACAGCACAGCAGATGTATTGGATGAAGCACGCTGGGGACTGGATTGGTTACTGAGAATGCATCCACAGGATGATTGGCTCTTTAACCAGATCGCAGACGACAGGGACCATAAAGGCATGCGTATTCCGGGGCTGGACCCATTCTATGGAAGAGGTTTTGAAAGGCCGGTTTATTTTTGCTCAGGAGAACCACAGGTGCAGGGTGTGAAATATAACAAGATGAATAAAAGTACCGGTGTAGCTTCTACAGCCGGAAAATTCTCCAGTGCTTTCTCTTTGGCCTATTCCCTCTTTCAGAAAAATGACCCCGTTTATGCCAGCCAATTATTAAAACGTGCCAATACTGCTTATAGCTTAGGCGTGAAAAAGCCCGGTGTACAGCAGACCGCATCTGTATTGTCCCCTTACATCTATGCGGAAGATAATTGGACGGATGATATGGAGCTCGCAGCGGCACAGCTTTTTGCTGTTACAAAAAAACAGGCCTTCTTAAAAGAAGGGCAGGCGTATGCAGCGAAAGAAACGGTTACTCCCTGGCTGGGCAAAGACACGGCGAGCCATTATCAATGGTATCCGTTCATTAATATCGGGCATTACGAATTAGCGAAACATTCTAAAGGAACTGCAAAACAACAGCTTGTTCAATATTATAGGACCGGGGTGGAAAGGGTTTGGGAAAAGGCAAAAGAGAATGCCTTTTACCGTGGCGTGCCTTTCATCTGGTGCAGCAATAATCTGACCACTTCATTTGCCATCCAGTGTTACTGGTATCAACAACTCAGCGGGGACGCTTCTTTTGCTGCATTGGCACAGGCAAATTTTGACTGGCTCTTTGGTTGTAATCCCTGGGGAACCAGTATGGTATATGGTTTACCGGCAAACGGCGATACACCTGTAGACCCGCATTCTGCTTTTACCCATCTGAAGAATTACCCGATTGATGGGGGCTTAGTGGATGGCCCTGTATATGGTACTATTTATAACAGTCTTATTGGCATCCGCTTAGCAGATCCTGATGAGTATGCCGCTTTTCAAAGTAGCCTGGTTGTATACCATGACGATTACGGAGATTACAGTACCAACGAACCTACCATGGATGGTACGGCTTCATTGATCTACCTGCTGGCATTAAAAGAAAATGAAGGCAATTAA
- a CDS encoding FecR family protein, which produces MSLLDVKELLEKYKSGTCTPEELQALESWYETWQHPEAESLQWRPDEELAQELLQDFTDYRRRKETLFRSGSRHIWLRVAAVLVPIVGIGVLLWFTRPSAKEQGSASQMLAVSPDVPESKRFILLPDSSTVVLREGSSLIYPASFNGKSREVTLKGEGYFDIRHQPGKPFVIHSGRLLTTVLGTAFNIKAYPDQSSVTVTVTRGKVKIEDEQSRELLGILLPDQQIVYENKVAATKVVKAEETVAWLKKGMDFNSIPFEDIAKQIGEQYQVPIRFANPALRQCRIRATFEGTESLDKVLYILCTVGNASYIVEENEVIIDGKGCTDK; this is translated from the coding sequence ATGAGCTTGTTAGATGTTAAAGAACTATTAGAAAAATACAAATCCGGCACCTGTACGCCAGAGGAATTACAAGCTTTGGAAAGCTGGTACGAAACCTGGCAGCACCCGGAAGCGGAATCGCTGCAATGGCGGCCGGATGAGGAATTGGCACAGGAACTACTGCAGGATTTTACAGATTACCGCCGCAGAAAGGAAACCCTTTTCCGCAGCGGCTCCCGTCATATCTGGCTGCGTGTAGCGGCTGTTCTGGTCCCCATTGTTGGGATCGGCGTTTTATTGTGGTTCACCCGTCCTTCTGCAAAAGAGCAGGGTAGCGCCAGCCAGATGCTGGCAGTTTCTCCGGATGTGCCGGAAAGTAAACGTTTCATCCTGCTGCCGGATAGCAGTACTGTTGTATTGCGTGAAGGCAGCAGCCTCATATATCCTGCTTCATTTAATGGGAAAAGCAGGGAAGTAACACTCAAAGGAGAGGGTTATTTTGATATCCGGCACCAGCCGGGTAAACCATTTGTGATCCATTCCGGAAGATTGCTGACCACTGTACTGGGAACAGCCTTTAATATCAAAGCCTATCCGGACCAGTCTTCGGTTACAGTTACTGTTACACGGGGTAAAGTGAAAATAGAAGATGAGCAGAGCCGCGAATTGCTCGGCATACTTTTACCGGATCAGCAAATTGTTTACGAGAACAAAGTAGCGGCTACTAAAGTGGTGAAAGCGGAAGAAACCGTTGCATGGCTGAAAAAAGGCATGGACTTTAATTCTATACCATTCGAGGATATCGCTAAACAGATAGGCGAACAATACCAGGTACCCATACGATTTGCTAACCCTGCTCTCCGCCAGTGCAGGATCCGCGCCACTTTTGAAGGAACAGAATCACTTGACAAGGTCTTATACATTTTATGTACCGTTGGAAACGCTTCTTATATCGTGGAAGAAAACGAAGTGATCATCGACGGGAAGGGATGTACTGACAAATAG
- a CDS encoding RNA polymerase sigma-70 factor, with protein sequence MLSSWKKGDQAAFDALYQRYAVMLLKKAYEKTGNKETAREFVQEVFLELLERKDRLDIHTSFKAYIFTALRNRVLNYLHRQFIHHKYEVYQETRPPAISNDVESYLSHKELTLQVSDAIQQLPEKCRQVFLLSRSEELSNKEIAERSGISVNTVEQHMRKALRLLRSGLQRTPLLIAFIFF encoded by the coding sequence TTGCTCTCCTCATGGAAAAAGGGCGATCAGGCTGCATTTGACGCCTTATACCAACGTTATGCCGTGATGTTACTGAAGAAAGCATATGAAAAGACCGGTAACAAAGAAACTGCCCGCGAATTTGTACAGGAAGTTTTCCTGGAGTTACTGGAAAGGAAAGACCGACTGGATATTCACACCTCTTTCAAGGCTTATATTTTCACTGCGTTGCGCAACCGCGTGCTGAACTACCTGCATCGCCAGTTCATCCATCATAAATACGAAGTATACCAGGAAACCCGGCCTCCTGCTATCAGCAATGATGTGGAATCCTATCTTTCCCATAAGGAATTAACCCTCCAGGTGTCCGATGCCATTCAGCAATTACCGGAAAAATGCCGCCAGGTATTTTTATTAAGCCGCTCTGAAGAACTCAGCAATAAAGAGATCGCGGAACGTTCCGGCATCTCCGTGAACACCGTAGAACAGCATATGCGCAAAGCATTACGGCTCCTCCGGAGTGGTTTGCAAAGGACCCCGCTTTTAATTGCCTTCATTTTCTTTTAA
- a CDS encoding Crp/Fnr family transcriptional regulator has protein sequence MSEKKPQYNISKSASKLSMEVVEAIYNALFEMFNSAYPVSEGLKNSIIRHSQVKVFKRKQYMLEIGKVNRDIHFVFSGTLWGYYLKNNGAERISWFLKENDMAISVVSFHEQIPSYEAIYVYKEAICISMSYEMLEWNFDNFLEFNVIGRKLKIPYHVKDNIRVYSYLVEDATQRYNRLLKDIPDIFSRVPAKAVASFLDIAPETLSKIRAGKY, from the coding sequence ATGTCAGAGAAAAAACCACAGTACAACATTAGCAAAAGCGCCTCGAAATTAAGCATGGAAGTAGTTGAAGCTATTTACAACGCGTTATTTGAGATGTTCAACAGCGCTTACCCGGTTAGCGAAGGACTAAAAAACTCTATTATCAGGCATTCCCAGGTGAAAGTATTTAAGCGAAAGCAGTATATGCTGGAGATCGGAAAGGTAAACCGCGACATCCATTTTGTTTTCAGCGGTACATTATGGGGTTATTATCTGAAAAATAATGGCGCTGAACGTATATCATGGTTTCTGAAAGAAAATGATATGGCTATTTCAGTTGTAAGTTTTCATGAACAGATCCCCAGTTATGAGGCTATTTACGTGTATAAGGAAGCGATCTGTATTTCCATGTCTTACGAAATGCTGGAGTGGAACTTTGATAATTTCCTGGAGTTTAATGTTATCGGCAGGAAATTGAAAATACCCTACCATGTGAAAGATAATATAAGAGTATACTCCTACCTCGTAGAGGATGCGACACAAAGATATAACCGCTTACTGAAAGACATTCCTGACATCTTTAGCCGCGTGCCTGCCAAGGCAGTAGCCTCTTTTTTAGATATTGCGCCAGAAACACTAAGTAAGATCAGAGCAGGAAAATATTGA